A single region of the Anaerostipes rhamnosivorans genome encodes:
- a CDS encoding Ig-like domain-containing protein, with protein MKKIWKRFAVYILTLSMVFSWVITPNTVMGSVKKQGGLDTVYLTSSMNFPTSGDGSTKERPLKDINKAFDLVNDGGTIVIVDNYVHQGKLTTPEDKMLTVKGETSSVFMSLRYGLAQGNDLKFDSIRLETPSTEADGRCFYANGYSLTMTDSVQCFTNQNVNQKAYIYAGSPDGSEISGRRAVIDVAGGNFAGIYGYGKGRAKVADGSEITIRSNADTDQLDTALVLNLYSRQKLLGSIQNVDQLNITYPVSVYTLINVKNVSLSSTLTLTTENGTTLTGDMDLNGSAVLNIDADLHVKGRISGYAQVLASLGRQIISDVPGSAGILELNNSQLPWEIRTTVTGTNKIWRVEKKSSKSIYYINGKDGDDSNTGQSEDQAFASLSKALQAASTGRENIVFKIVGDTQVDKALVLSLPGHSIEVSGNKSAPAKLTFTQPLTIKDFTQIHDLKLDFSACSGRDGVIIKGVGVSFENNLTMEGTPPDIRYESVPDSQDTQQMDILSGSYGTIKDENKEGILILHNGDIQGKVLGWQMLDLAPDSQQNEEIVIHGGIEGTEDLYIYSLDDAAKVNGDIQVSNMDTDGGDANLVMTSGKKITAEIFSTQISLTILPENGTIEEGVYLTADTLSDDTITRIVLIDTDGHLMKVEKDGSKYTGILKKVPQLEAPVNVRWDEQGNGKLQWDKVPNADSYIIELFEEGQYLTTVKNIKTETYDCSQYFNGKGTYQAKISAVDSSNQYSDSQKTDSGLLSYRPKAKSVILGGGDRQMIVGDTIHIRSRVLPDDADDRLIWKSSNESSAIVDDKGSVTAVSEGTAEITATAADGSGVSASVKITVSNKVQKVQSIRLNQTTKDLYPGDSFVLQADVQPQSADDKSVSWSSNSKAVSVNSSGRVTALAEGTAKVTAKARDGSKAEASCDITVKRKIYKVQYAMNGGRNHPGNPSAFTAVPIRLNAPERSGYLFAGWYTDAGFHSRIETLTQKKDYHLYAKWQKISLKAPKVTSLKKTVGTTLSVSYTKVQGAAGYEVSVSSDSGFRLPDTKKWITSAVQKNAGGLKKNMQYYTRIRAYRLDSAGKRVYGPYSAKTKGYTIKYKLNRGKNSSANLVSYYNVSVRLNNPVRKGYRFKGWYTSKKYKKRIKTISKGKRSNYTLYAKWKKK; from the coding sequence ATGAAAAAGATATGGAAGCGTTTCGCTGTATATATACTGACTTTGTCAATGGTGTTTTCCTGGGTGATCACACCTAATACGGTCATGGGAAGTGTGAAAAAACAGGGAGGTCTGGATACAGTGTATCTGACCAGCTCTATGAATTTTCCCACATCGGGAGACGGCAGTACGAAAGAAAGACCATTGAAGGATATAAACAAAGCATTTGATTTGGTGAATGATGGAGGAACCATTGTCATTGTCGACAACTATGTGCATCAGGGGAAGCTGACTACACCGGAGGACAAAATGCTCACGGTCAAGGGAGAAACTTCATCGGTGTTTATGTCACTGCGGTATGGTCTCGCACAGGGAAATGATTTAAAGTTTGACAGCATCCGGCTGGAAACACCATCTACAGAAGCAGATGGGCGTTGCTTTTATGCCAACGGATACTCTCTGACGATGACAGATTCTGTCCAGTGTTTTACTAACCAAAATGTCAATCAAAAAGCTTACATCTATGCCGGAAGCCCAGACGGATCAGAGATCTCCGGGAGACGGGCAGTCATTGACGTGGCGGGCGGTAACTTTGCCGGGATCTATGGGTATGGAAAAGGCAGAGCCAAGGTGGCAGATGGATCCGAGATCACGATTCGCTCCAATGCGGACACGGATCAGCTGGATACTGCTTTGGTACTGAATCTGTATTCAAGACAAAAGCTGCTGGGATCTATCCAAAATGTGGATCAGCTGAATATTACCTATCCGGTCAGTGTCTATACTTTGATCAATGTGAAGAATGTTTCGCTGAGTTCAACACTCACACTGACTACAGAAAATGGGACCACTTTAACTGGTGATATGGATTTGAACGGATCTGCTGTTTTGAATATAGATGCAGATTTGCATGTAAAAGGCAGGATCAGTGGATATGCCCAGGTACTGGCTTCCTTAGGCAGACAGATTATATCGGATGTGCCTGGGTCTGCCGGAATTCTGGAATTGAACAACAGTCAGCTGCCTTGGGAAATCCGCACAACGGTGACTGGCACGAATAAAATATGGCGGGTAGAAAAGAAATCATCGAAAAGCATCTATTACATTAATGGGAAGGATGGTGATGACAGCAATACAGGACAGTCTGAAGATCAGGCATTTGCATCTTTATCAAAAGCATTGCAGGCGGCTTCCACAGGAAGAGAAAATATAGTTTTTAAAATTGTAGGCGATACACAGGTAGATAAAGCTTTGGTTCTTTCTTTACCGGGACATTCGATTGAAGTTTCAGGAAACAAGAGTGCACCTGCCAAATTAACATTTACGCAGCCGCTGACCATTAAAGATTTTACTCAGATCCACGACCTTAAACTGGATTTTAGTGCCTGTAGCGGACGCGACGGCGTCATCATAAAAGGAGTCGGTGTTTCATTTGAGAACAATCTTACTATGGAGGGAACTCCGCCGGATATCAGATATGAGAGTGTACCAGATTCCCAGGATACTCAGCAGATGGATATTTTAAGCGGAAGCTATGGAACTATTAAGGACGAAAATAAAGAGGGAATCCTGATTCTTCATAACGGGGATATCCAGGGAAAGGTGCTGGGATGGCAGATGCTGGATTTAGCTCCGGATTCCCAGCAAAATGAGGAGATCGTTATTCATGGAGGTATCGAGGGGACAGAAGATCTTTACATCTACAGTTTGGATGATGCAGCAAAAGTAAATGGAGATATCCAGGTGTCGAATATGGACACCGATGGGGGTGACGCAAACCTGGTCATGACCAGCGGAAAAAAGATCACTGCGGAAATTTTCAGTACGCAGATTTCACTCACGATTCTTCCAGAAAACGGAACGATCGAGGAAGGAGTTTATCTAACGGCGGATACTCTGTCAGACGACACTATCACAAGAATTGTACTTATAGATACAGACGGTCACTTAATGAAAGTTGAGAAAGACGGCAGTAAATATACAGGGATTTTAAAGAAGGTCCCTCAGCTTGAAGCACCCGTAAATGTCAGATGGGATGAACAGGGAAACGGTAAACTTCAATGGGATAAGGTGCCCAATGCGGATTCCTATATAATTGAACTTTTTGAAGAAGGACAATATCTTACTACGGTCAAGAACATCAAGACAGAAACCTATGACTGTTCACAGTATTTCAACGGAAAAGGAACCTATCAGGCTAAGATCAGTGCAGTTGACAGCTCCAACCAATACTCTGACAGCCAAAAGACAGACAGCGGACTGCTTTCCTACCGCCCAAAAGCAAAATCGGTGATCCTTGGCGGAGGCGACAGGCAGATGATTGTAGGTGACACGATACATATCAGATCAAGAGTTCTTCCAGACGACGCAGATGACAGACTGATCTGGAAGTCTTCTAACGAATCTTCAGCTATAGTGGATGACAAGGGATCTGTAACTGCAGTCTCAGAAGGAACCGCAGAGATCACAGCCACAGCTGCAGACGGCAGCGGAGTATCTGCCTCAGTTAAGATAACCGTAAGTAATAAAGTACAGAAGGTCCAGAGCATCCGGCTTAATCAGACCACAAAAGATCTGTATCCAGGAGACAGCTTTGTCCTGCAGGCAGATGTACAGCCCCAGAGTGCAGATGATAAGTCCGTGTCATGGTCCAGCAATAGTAAGGCTGTCTCAGTCAACAGCTCGGGAAGGGTCACGGCATTGGCGGAGGGCACAGCTAAAGTGACTGCAAAGGCCCGGGACGGAAGCAAAGCCGAGGCGAGCTGTGACATCACGGTAAAGCGGAAGATCTATAAAGTTCAATATGCCATGAACGGTGGAAGAAATCATCCGGGAAATCCGTCAGCATTTACTGCCGTGCCGATACGCTTAAATGCACCGGAGAGAAGCGGTTATCTGTTTGCCGGGTGGTATACGGATGCGGGATTCCATAGCAGAATTGAGACATTGACACAGAAAAAAGATTATCATCTGTATGCCAAATGGCAGAAGATCTCATTAAAAGCGCCGAAGGTGACAAGTTTGAAAAAGACAGTGGGAACCACTCTTTCTGTGAGTTATACGAAAGTGCAGGGAGCGGCCGGATACGAGGTGTCTGTCTCATCTGATTCAGGATTCCGTCTGCCTGATACAAAGAAGTGGATTACCTCCGCTGTACAAAAGAATGCCGGGGGGTTGAAAAAGAACATGCAGTATTATACCAGGATTCGGGCATATCGTCTGGACTCTGCCGGAAAGAGAGTATACGGGCCGTACAGCGCCAAGACGAAAGGCTATACGATCAAGTATAAGCTCAACAGAGGAAAAAACAGCAGTGCCAATCTTGTGAGCTACTACAATGTCTCTGTCCGGCTGAACAATCCTGTCAGGAAAGGATACCGGTTCAAAGGCTGGTATACATCGAAGAAATATAAGAAGAGAATTAAAACCATTTCAAAAGGAAAACGCAGCAATTATACCTTATATGCCAAATGGAAAAAGAAATAG
- a CDS encoding RrF2 family transcriptional regulator, translated as MKIKGSLEQAVCILLVIAHTPGHAPVKSYTLSDRLGLSDSYLKKIMRQLVVAKLVDSEAGKKGGFVLKRTPENISLLDVFEAIEGTSPFLSTTNLVDKVFPKEKALAHEKEQQIVSVFNQAEQAYRCQLSQFTLQHVIIETLPDH; from the coding sequence ATGAAGATCAAAGGAAGTTTGGAGCAGGCTGTCTGTATTCTGCTCGTCATCGCCCATACCCCAGGCCATGCACCGGTTAAAAGCTATACCTTAAGCGACCGCCTGGGATTGTCAGATTCCTATTTAAAGAAGATCATGAGGCAGCTGGTCGTGGCAAAGCTGGTGGATTCTGAGGCTGGAAAAAAGGGCGGTTTCGTATTAAAAAGGACCCCGGAAAACATCAGTCTGCTGGATGTTTTCGAGGCCATAGAAGGCACAAGTCCATTTCTGTCCACCACGAATCTGGTGGATAAGGTATTCCCCAAGGAAAAAGCTCTCGCCCATGAAAAAGAACAGCAGATCGTCTCTGTCTTTAACCAGGCAGAACAGGCATACCGCTGTCAGCTCTCACAGTTTACACTGCAGCATGTGATCATAGAAACACTGCCGGATCATTGA
- a CDS encoding YhgE/Pip domain-containing protein, producing MLKKEWQNIRNSKWMMLVLTAIILIPTLYTTIFLGSMWDPYGETKHLPVAVVNNDKSITYNGTKMEVGKELAKNLKKSDSLDFHFVNEVEAASKLKNGTYYMVITIPENFSKNASTLLDDHPKKMQLEYRTNPGTNYIASKMDETAVSTIRTQVADQVTKTYTETMFQQVKTAAKGFSQAADGAKQINSGTKKLSKGNKTITDNLNTLASSSLTFKNGADSLQVGLKSYTDGVAQVDQGAGKLNKGAGQLSKGAKTLKSGANELKTGTATLNKGVTDYTDGVGTVYAGSSELGKNSNTLNSGLQALSDGIKSVESGSGSVLTGLKTMSSELGKSMTPEKQQQTRQLISGMKQAADQMDPSAVSKTGAAQTGKNAEELSQETSNLSAHASELKQQIADLKSSATFQKLSSEEQRSLISGLEKSADSISSDAETIKNKAAKVKNSAVSESSTKAAGTDQIKTIASLLRNGADTIGTLSSCLGEVKTNLDKTGTKPQDMGLIQGMQAVYQGTGQMKSKIDEKGGLKEGVKAYTGGVDQVNSGLKQLDSKSGVLKTGASALNKGAGQMTGKLPELFQGMADLKNGTLSLCKGTSQLAGNSQALLNGSEKLSSGAKQISGGAEKLADGSKTVGGGLATLNDGSKTLQTKLSDGAKEAGQINDSKDTVDMFASPVKTEHSQMSQVQNNGHAMAPYMMSVALYVACIAFCLMFPLKEHDGKVRSGLKWWMSKASVMAAVAAVQAVVMVIMLMVINGLEPKELMTTFLMSILVSLTFMAMITFFNLWLDKVGSFIVLVFMVLQLGGAAGTYPIELSPKFYQIIHPFMPFTYSVNAFRNTLTIGGGITADVLVFIGILIAFSLLSIGYYQKKAKEVGVNSTIIAEGLKE from the coding sequence ATGCTGAAAAAAGAATGGCAGAACATACGCAATAGCAAATGGATGATGCTGGTGCTCACGGCGATCATCCTGATCCCCACACTTTACACAACGATTTTCCTGGGATCCATGTGGGATCCGTACGGAGAGACCAAACATCTCCCTGTGGCGGTAGTCAATAACGATAAATCCATCACCTACAATGGTACCAAGATGGAAGTGGGAAAAGAGCTGGCTAAGAACCTGAAGAAGTCTGATTCTTTGGATTTCCACTTTGTAAATGAAGTGGAAGCGGCATCAAAGCTCAAAAACGGTACTTATTATATGGTGATCACTATACCAGAGAATTTTTCTAAAAATGCCTCTACGCTGTTAGATGATCATCCAAAAAAGATGCAGCTTGAGTACCGGACAAATCCGGGAACCAACTATATCGCATCCAAGATGGATGAGACAGCAGTGAGTACGATCCGCACCCAGGTAGCGGATCAGGTCACAAAAACCTATACGGAAACCATGTTCCAGCAGGTAAAGACAGCAGCCAAAGGCTTCAGCCAGGCGGCAGACGGGGCAAAACAGATCAACAGCGGAACAAAGAAGCTTTCCAAAGGAAATAAAACAATTACAGATAACCTGAACACTCTCGCGTCCAGTTCCCTTACCTTTAAGAATGGAGCTGACTCTCTTCAGGTAGGATTAAAGAGCTACACAGACGGAGTGGCCCAGGTAGATCAAGGAGCCGGAAAGCTCAACAAAGGGGCGGGGCAGCTGTCCAAAGGGGCAAAAACCCTCAAGTCCGGAGCCAATGAATTAAAGACCGGCACCGCTACATTAAATAAAGGTGTCACAGACTACACGGACGGAGTGGGGACTGTCTACGCAGGCAGCAGCGAGCTTGGTAAAAACAGCAATACTCTCAACAGTGGGCTGCAGGCTCTTTCCGATGGAATTAAGAGTGTGGAATCAGGAAGCGGCAGTGTTCTCACCGGATTAAAGACTATGTCCTCAGAACTGGGGAAATCAATGACACCGGAAAAACAGCAGCAGACGAGGCAGTTGATCTCAGGGATGAAGCAGGCAGCCGATCAGATGGATCCGTCAGCGGTATCCAAGACCGGGGCAGCACAGACCGGGAAGAATGCCGAGGAATTGTCACAGGAGACCTCCAATCTTTCAGCCCATGCCAGTGAACTAAAGCAGCAGATCGCAGATTTAAAGAGTTCTGCCACTTTTCAAAAACTGAGCAGTGAAGAACAGCGGAGTCTCATATCAGGACTTGAAAAAAGTGCGGACTCCATATCCTCGGATGCAGAGACCATCAAAAACAAAGCAGCCAAAGTAAAAAACTCCGCGGTCTCAGAAAGCAGCACCAAGGCCGCAGGGACAGATCAGATAAAGACCATAGCTTCTCTTTTAAGAAACGGAGCCGATACCATCGGTACGTTATCCTCCTGCCTTGGAGAAGTGAAAACAAATCTGGATAAGACAGGAACAAAACCTCAGGATATGGGGCTGATTCAGGGAATGCAGGCGGTTTATCAGGGCACCGGTCAGATGAAGTCCAAGATAGATGAAAAAGGCGGGCTGAAAGAAGGAGTGAAAGCTTACACTGGAGGCGTGGACCAGGTAAACAGCGGATTGAAACAGCTGGACAGCAAATCAGGAGTACTAAAGACAGGAGCGTCAGCGCTGAACAAAGGTGCCGGTCAGATGACAGGAAAACTGCCGGAGCTGTTTCAGGGTATGGCGGACCTGAAAAATGGTACTTTGAGTCTTTGCAAAGGAACCAGCCAGCTGGCAGGTAACAGCCAGGCTCTGTTAAATGGAAGTGAAAAGCTGTCATCAGGGGCAAAACAGATCAGCGGTGGAGCAGAAAAACTGGCAGACGGTTCAAAAACTGTCGGCGGAGGCCTTGCCACTCTGAATGACGGAAGTAAAACGCTGCAGACGAAACTTTCAGACGGCGCCAAAGAGGCCGGACAGATCAATGACTCAAAGGACACCGTGGATATGTTTGCATCCCCGGTGAAAACAGAGCACTCCCAGATGTCACAGGTACAGAATAACGGTCATGCCATGGCTCCGTATATGATGTCTGTGGCCTTGTATGTGGCATGTATCGCATTCTGCCTTATGTTCCCGCTGAAAGAACACGATGGGAAAGTGAGAAGCGGATTGAAGTGGTGGATGTCGAAAGCTTCCGTCATGGCGGCAGTGGCGGCTGTGCAGGCAGTGGTCATGGTCATCATGCTGATGGTCATCAACGGGCTGGAGCCCAAAGAACTGATGACAACGTTTTTGATGTCGATCCTGGTTTCCTTGACATTTATGGCCATGATTACATTCTTTAACCTCTGGCTGGATAAAGTGGGCAGCTTCATCGTGCTGGTGTTTATGGTACTTCAACTGGGAGGTGCGGCAGGAACGTATCCCATCGAGTTGTCACCGAAATTCTACCAGATCATTCATCCTTTTATGCCGTTTACCTACAGTGTCAACGCATTCAGGAATACACTTACGATCGGCGGAGGGATCACGGCGGATGTCCTTGTATTTATAGGAATCCTTATCGCATTTTCTCTTTTATCCATTGGATATTATCAGAAAAAGGCAAAAGAGGTGGGAGTCAACAGCACAATCATCGCAGAAGGATTAAAAGAGTAA
- a CDS encoding lysophospholipid acyltransferase family protein: MKRILLMVFRNIFLVPYMWIKLCYYASHVDKYSEEKRFAMLRFITTRANKGGNVTIEVYGQENIPEKDGFIFFPNHQGLYDVLAVVEACPRPFSVVAKMEISNIQFLKQVFACMKAYMIDRDDVRQAMQVIINVANEVKQGRNYLIFAEGTRSKNGNEVQTFKGGSFKAAVKAKCPIVPVALVNAFMPFDTNTVKPVTVQVHFLEPLLYEEYKDMKTTEIAKQVKDRIQQAIESR, translated from the coding sequence ATGAAGAGAATATTGCTTATGGTATTCAGAAACATTTTTCTGGTACCTTATATGTGGATCAAGTTATGTTATTACGCTTCTCATGTGGATAAATATTCGGAAGAAAAGAGATTTGCCATGCTGCGTTTTATCACGACACGGGCGAATAAGGGCGGAAATGTTACGATTGAAGTCTACGGGCAGGAAAATATACCGGAAAAGGACGGTTTTATCTTTTTCCCCAATCACCAGGGACTGTATGATGTACTGGCGGTGGTAGAGGCGTGTCCCAGGCCGTTTTCCGTGGTAGCCAAAATGGAGATCTCCAATATCCAGTTTTTAAAACAAGTATTTGCATGCATGAAGGCATATATGATCGACCGTGATGATGTCCGTCAGGCCATGCAGGTGATCATCAATGTTGCAAATGAAGTAAAACAGGGGAGGAACTATCTGATCTTTGCGGAAGGGACCCGTTCTAAAAACGGAAATGAGGTGCAGACATTCAAAGGCGGGAGCTTTAAGGCGGCGGTCAAAGCAAAATGTCCGATCGTCCCGGTAGCCCTTGTGAACGCATTTATGCCGTTCGACACCAATACGGTGAAACCGGTTACCGTGCAAGTACATTTTTTAGAACCGCTTCTCTATGAAGAATACAAGGATATGAAGACAACTGAGATAGCAAAACAGGTAAAAGACAGAATCCAGCAGGCAATAGAATCACGATAA
- a CDS encoding rhodanese-like domain-containing protein, which yields MEFINITLQEGIDLAGQDGYVMFDVREPYRYKQGHLKGAVSMPYGVIKDDSYRDKKIIVYCDFGGQSMLAARHLAGEGYEVYNIVGGIYYYRGELTSLGLKL from the coding sequence ATGGAATTTATAAATATAACTTTGCAGGAAGGAATCGACCTGGCCGGACAGGATGGTTATGTAATGTTCGACGTAAGGGAACCTTATAGATATAAACAAGGGCATCTGAAAGGCGCAGTGAGCATGCCCTATGGAGTGATCAAGGATGATTCCTATCGGGACAAGAAAATCATCGTCTACTGCGACTTCGGAGGACAGAGCATGCTGGCCGCCAGGCACCTGGCAGGAGAAGGTTATGAGGTTTATAATATTGTAGGCGGGATTTATTATTACCGCGGAGAGTTGACATCCTTAGGCCTAAAATTGTAG
- a CDS encoding THUMP domain-containing class I SAM-dependent RNA methyltransferase has product MNKIELIAPCHFGLEAVLKREIQDLGYEITKVEDGRVTFSADLNGIARANMFLRTAERVLLKVGAFKAATFEQLFDRTAQLAWEDFIPEDGKFWVKKASTAKSKLFSAPDIQSIVKKAMVERLKKKYHVSWFPETGNEYPVRVFILKDEVTVSLDTSGTPLHKRGYRTLTSEAPIRETLAAALIMLTPWNKDRILVDPFCGSGTFLIEAAMMGAGIAPGMNRSFQAEAWTNFLPKKTWYEAADEAADLMDMDVSMDLQGYDKDAKVLKLARENAASAEVDHLIHFQQREVKDFSHPKPYGFIITNPPYGERLEEKADLPQLYQQIGEIFHKMDTWSKYVITSYEDAQKYIGKATKVRKVYNGMIRAEFCQYLGPKPPRR; this is encoded by the coding sequence ATGAATAAAATAGAATTGATTGCCCCATGCCATTTCGGTCTGGAGGCAGTATTAAAAAGAGAAATACAGGATTTAGGATACGAGATTACAAAGGTCGAGGACGGAAGAGTCACATTTTCTGCGGACTTAAACGGAATTGCCAGAGCCAATATGTTTTTAAGAACAGCGGAACGGGTGTTACTCAAGGTTGGTGCCTTCAAGGCAGCAACCTTTGAGCAGCTGTTTGACAGGACAGCACAGCTTGCCTGGGAGGACTTTATCCCGGAGGACGGAAAGTTCTGGGTCAAAAAGGCATCCACAGCAAAAAGCAAACTGTTCAGTGCCCCGGATATCCAGTCCATCGTAAAGAAGGCCATGGTGGAGCGCTTAAAAAAGAAATATCATGTGTCATGGTTTCCTGAGACGGGAAACGAATATCCGGTGCGTGTGTTCATATTGAAGGACGAGGTGACGGTGAGCCTGGACACCAGCGGGACTCCGCTGCACAAACGGGGTTACCGGACGCTTACGAGTGAAGCGCCGATCAGGGAGACCCTGGCGGCTGCCCTGATCATGCTGACACCGTGGAATAAGGACCGCATACTGGTGGATCCATTCTGCGGAAGCGGAACCTTTCTAATAGAAGCGGCGATGATGGGCGCGGGGATCGCTCCGGGCATGAACCGTTCCTTCCAAGCAGAGGCATGGACGAATTTCCTTCCGAAAAAAACATGGTACGAAGCGGCCGATGAGGCAGCGGATCTGATGGATATGGATGTCTCCATGGACCTGCAGGGCTATGACAAGGATGCAAAGGTGTTGAAGCTTGCCAGAGAGAACGCAGCCAGCGCCGAAGTGGATCACCTGATCCATTTCCAGCAGAGAGAAGTAAAGGATTTCAGCCATCCAAAACCATATGGGTTTATCATAACCAATCCTCCCTACGGAGAACGTTTGGAGGAAAAAGCGGATCTACCGCAGCTTTACCAGCAGATTGGAGAGATCTTCCACAAGATGGACACTTGGTCCAAGTATGTGATCACGTCTTATGAGGATGCCCAAAAGTATATCGGTAAAGCCACGAAAGTTAGAAAAGTTTATAACGGAATGATACGCGCTGAGTTTTGCCAGTATCTCGGACCAAAACCGCCCAGGAGATAA
- a CDS encoding XTP/dITP diphosphatase — translation MKKRIIFATGNQGKMKEIREILADTGYEIVSMKEAGVDTEIIEDGVTFEENAVIKAKAIMELTGELTLADDSGLEIDALNKEPGVYSARYMGEDTPYPIKNQKILDRMDGVPEEARTARFVCVIAAAFPDGQIRTSRGTMEGIIGYEIKGENGFGYDPIFYLPELGRYSAELSSEEKNRLSHRGEALRKIKDIL, via the coding sequence ATGAAGAAAAGAATAATATTTGCAACTGGAAATCAGGGCAAAATGAAAGAAATCAGGGAAATCCTTGCGGATACCGGATACGAGATCGTGTCTATGAAGGAAGCAGGGGTGGATACAGAAATCATAGAAGACGGTGTCACATTTGAAGAAAATGCGGTCATCAAGGCGAAAGCTATCATGGAACTGACCGGAGAGCTTACTCTCGCGGACGATTCCGGCTTGGAGATTGATGCGCTGAACAAGGAACCTGGGGTGTATTCTGCCAGATATATGGGAGAAGACACACCGTATCCTATCAAAAACCAGAAGATCCTGGACCGGATGGACGGAGTGCCGGAAGAAGCAAGGACCGCCAGGTTTGTCTGCGTGATCGCAGCTGCATTTCCAGATGGACAAATCAGGACAAGTCGTGGTACCATGGAAGGTATCATAGGGTATGAGATTAAAGGAGAGAATGGATTCGGTTATGATCCGATTTTCTATCTGCCGGAATTGGGCAGATACAGTGCAGAGTTGAGCAGTGAAGAGAAAAACCGGTTAAGCCATCGCGGAGAAGCATTGAGAAAAATCAAAGACATTCTTTAG
- a CDS encoding metallophosphoesterase gives MRILVISDSHGRNDDVKGVLEQVGKIDMLIHCGDVERGDQYIRDIAGCPVVMVAGNNDYYLDLPSEQTVEVEGYRIWVTHGHPYYVNSGVDYLREYGEMHDVDVIMYGHTHVPFIEIGDDMTILNPGSISYPRQAGRKPTFLLMEIDDMGEAHYAHGYYKEHFRELNI, from the coding sequence GTGAGAATTTTAGTAATCAGTGACTCTCATGGTCGAAACGACGATGTAAAAGGGGTATTGGAGCAGGTTGGCAAGATCGACATGCTGATCCACTGCGGCGATGTGGAGCGCGGTGACCAGTATATCCGTGATATAGCAGGATGCCCGGTTGTCATGGTGGCGGGAAATAATGATTATTACCTGGATCTTCCCAGCGAGCAGACCGTAGAGGTAGAGGGATACCGCATCTGGGTAACCCACGGACATCCGTATTATGTGAATTCCGGGGTGGACTATCTGCGGGAATATGGCGAGATGCATGACGTTGATGTCATTATGTACGGGCATACACACGTGCCGTTTATTGAGATCGGGGACGATATGACGATCTTAAATCCCGGCAGCATCTCTTATCCGAGACAGGCCGGCAGAAAGCCGACATTTCTTCTGATGGAGATTGATGATATGGGAGAAGCCCATTATGCCCATGGATATTATAAAGAGCATTTCAGAGAACTGAACATTTAA